A DNA window from Castanea sativa cultivar Marrone di Chiusa Pesio chromosome 7, ASM4071231v1 contains the following coding sequences:
- the LOC142644370 gene encoding uncharacterized protein LOC142644370, with protein sequence MHHYTINNISAENQLLPCDDQPKRIEHTQDSIVKVNFDAALFNHTNSAGIGVIVHDWRGVALGALSTLTLLSSSVADMEALACLRVVQFAVELDLHCVIFEGDSATIISAVSQGISLISSFRNILDDVRCLIPSFSSVKFSHVNRSGNLVADALAKKKASSNVGCQVWMDALPLDIVALVDFDVH encoded by the exons ATGCACCACTATACAATAAACAATATTTCGGCCGAAAACCAACTCTTACCTTGTGATG ATCAACCCAAACGGATTGAGCATACACAAGATAGCATAGTTAAAGTGAACTTCGACGCTGCCCTCTTCAATCACACTAATTCTGCTGGAATTGGTGTCATCGTGCATGACTGGCGTGGCGTTGCCCTTGGTGCTCTGTCAACGCTTACTCTGCTATCTTCATCAGTTGCTGACATGGAAGCTCTCGCCTGCCTCAGAGTGGTCCAATTTGCTGTTGAACTTGATCTTCACTGCGTGATATTTGAAGGTGATTCGGCCACAATCATTTCTGCGGTTTCCCAGGGGATTTCACTAATATCTTCctttagaaatattttagaCGATGTTCGGTGTTTAATTCCTAGTTTTTCATCAGTTAAATTTAGTCATGTTAACCGCTCTGGTAATTTAGTAGCGGATGCTCTTGCTAAAAAAAAGGCTTCGTCCAATGTTGGCTGTCAAGTTTGGATGGATGCCTTGCCTTTGGACATTGTTGCTTTGGTTGACTTTGATGTCCACTAA